GTGATGCAGGTGGTATTGTCGGGCGGCAGCGAGAGCGCCTGGCGCGATGGCGTAAATGGCCTTGCCGCGCGTGATATCGCCATGAATGTCGCCCTGCCCGAGGTTGATGGCCGCATCTTTTCGCGCGCGATATCCTTTAAGGGTTCCGCCGGGCGGGATGTGCTGACCGAGATTGATCTGGTCAAATATATCCCGGTCCTGGACCGGGTGGATTTTGTTGGGCAACTGGCGGCAAACTGGGTGCGCCTGCGCCAAACCCCGGCCCCGCAAAAACGGGTGGCGATGGTGATGGCGAACTATCCCAACCGCGATGCGCGTTTGGGCAATGGTGTTGGCCTGGATACCCCGGCAGGCATGATCACCACGCTAAAGGCCATGCAGGCGGCGGGCTATGACATTGCCAGCCTGCCCGCAAATGGCGATGCCCTGATTGATCAGGTCAAATCCGGCCCGACCAATGATTTTACCGCCCTTGATCAGCGCGATATTCGCATCATCCTGCCATTGGCGGATTATAAGGCGGCCTTTGACGCCCTGCCCGCTGCCATTCGGGATCAGGTGATGGATCGCTGGGGCACGCCGGAAAGCGACCCGTTTTATCGCGCCGATAAAGGCGGATTTGCCCTGTCGATTGTGCCAATGGGCAATGTCGTGGTCGGTTTGCAGCCCGCGCGCGGTTATAATATTGATCCGCTTGAAAGCTATCATTCGCCCGATCTGGTGCCGCCGCATAATTATTTCGCCTTTTATATCTGGCTGCGTCACAGCTTTGATGCCCATGCGATTATCCATTTTGGCAAACATGGCAATATGGAATGGCTGCCGGGCAAGTCATTGGCTTTGTCCGATGCCTGCTTTCCCGAAGCCGTTTTTGGCCCGACCCCGCATCTTTACCCCTTTATCGTCAATGACCCCGGCGAAGGTACCCAGGCCAAACGCCGGGCGCAGGCCGTGATTATTGACCATCTGACGCCCCCTTTAACCCGTGCCGAAAGCTATGGTCCGCTAAAGGATATGGAGGCCCTGGTAGATGAATATTACGATGCCGCCGCCGTTGACCCGCGCCGTTTGGCCCTGCTGAAACGCGATATTCTGGAACTGGCGGTACGCATTGGGCTGGACCGCGATTGCGGTATTGAAACCGGCGAAGATGAAGAAAGCGCGCTGGCAAAACTGGATAATTACCTGTGCGAGCTGAAGGAACTTCAGATCCGCGATGGTTTGCATATTTTTGGCGAGGCCCCCGAAGGTCGCCTGTTGACCGACCTTTTGGTGGCACTGGCGCGGTTGCCCCGTGGGGTTGATCGCGGCAAAACCGCCTCCCTGCATCGTGCGCTGGTGCGCGACCTGATGCCGGAACTAACCGGTGAGATGGCGTTTGACCCGCTGGATTGCATCATGGGCGATGTTTGGTACGGGCCCAAACCCGCCGCCCTTTGTACCTATGACGGGCAATGTGGCCCCTGGCGGACATTGGGCGATACGGTGGAACGCCTTGAATTGCTGGCCCATGATCTGGTGGCGGGTGAAAAGCAGGCGGATGCAAGCTGGCACCATACACAGGATGTTCTTTGCGATATCGAAACATCCCTGCGCCCGGCGATAACGCAATGTGGTACGGCGGAGCTTGCGGGCATTTTACGTGGCCTTGCCGGCAAGTTTGTTGAACCGGGTCCATCGGGCGCACCAACCCGGGGGCGGCCCGATGTATTGCCAACCGGGCGTAATTTTTATTCGGTCGATACCCGCACCGTGCCGACACCGGCGGCCTGGCATCTTGGCTGGAAATCGGCGGAATTGCTGCTTGAACGCCATGTGCAGGAACATGGCGAATGGCCGTCGGCCCTTGGGCTTTCGGTTTGGGGAACCAGTAATATGCGCACCGGCGGCGATGATATAGCCCAGGCCATGGCCCTGATGGGGGTTAAGCCAACATGGGATTCCGCCTCGCGCCGGGTGACGGGGTTTGAGGTTTTGCCCCTGTCGCTGTTGGCGCGGCCACGCATTGATATTACCCTGCGCATTTCCGGTTTCTTCCGCGATGCCTTTCCCGGCCTGATTGATTTGTTTGACAGTGCCGTGCGTGCGGTGGCCGCGCTGGAAGATGAACCTGCCCACATGAACCTGATTGCGGCGCGGGTGCGCGATGAAACCGTGCGCCTGTGTGCCGATGGCATGGAAAGCGAACAGGCCGGGCAAATGGCGGCTTACCGTGTGTTTGGTTCCAAACCCGGCGCCTATGGGGCCGGGTTGCAGGCCATGATTGATGAAAAATTGTGGGAAGATGAAGCCGACCTTGCCAATGCCTACCTTGCCTGGGGCAGTTATGCCTATGGTAATGGGGCCAGCGGTACACAGGCGCGCCGGGTTTTTGAAACGCGGTTGGGTGCGGTGGATGCGATTGTCCATAACCAGGATAACCGCGAACATGACCTGCTGGATTCCGATGACTATTATCAGTTCGAAGGTGGAATGACATCGGCGGTGCGTCATCTTTCCGGGCAGCAGCCGGTGATTTACCATAATGACCATTCCCGGCCCGAAAGCCCGAAAATCCGTACCCTGAACGAAGAAATCGCCCGTGTGGTGCGTGCCCGCGTGGTGAACCCGAAATGGATTAGCGGTGTGATGCGGCATGGCTATAAGGGCGCATTTGAAATGGCGGCAACGGTTGATTACCTGTTTGCCTTTGCCGCGACAGCGCGTTGCGTTGCCGGCCATCATTTTGACCTGGTTTATGATGCCTATCTGGGCGATGAAATCGTGCGCGATTTTATCGCAGACCATAACCCCGATGCTTTGAATGATATCCGCGACCGCCTTGCCGAGGCCATTGAACGCGGCCTGTGGCAACCACGGCGCAACACCGTGACTGCCGATTTGATGGAGAAGATCGATGCGCAGAACTAAAACCGCCAAATCGGACCATGATCAGCGCCAGAATTTGCTGCGCATCTGGACCCGGACCGCGATCAATACCGGGATTATGGCATCGGCGGCGATGCTGTTGTGCCTGAATGCCAATGGGGCACAGGCCGGTGAGACAAAGGCTAGTGACACAAAGGCTGCTGCGAAATGGCAGGCTGTGCCCGATTGGGCGTTTTTCTGGCAGTTGCAGGGCAATGTGACCCCGGCCAAAGGCAGCCGGGTGGTTGATAGCGACCTGTTTGATACCCCGGCAAGTCAGGTTGTAAAATGGCGCAAACAGGGGCTTTACCCGGTTTGTTATGTCAATGTCGGGGCGTTTGAAGACTGGCGCGATGATGCATCGGATTTCCCCGAAGACGTGATCGGTGCGGCCTATGATGGCTGGGACGGGGAACGCTGGCTGGATATCAGCCAGTATTGGGCGTTTAACCAGATCATTGAAGCCCGGCTGGATTTGTGTGCCAGCAAGGGATTTTTGGCCGTGGAGCCTGATAATATTGATGGTTATGACAATGAAACCGGGTTTGATATTTCGCGCGATGATCAGCTTGCCTATCTGCGCTGGTTAACCGAACAGGCCCATCAGCGCGGACTTGCCATTGGCCAGAAAAACGCCCCTGACCTGATTGGTGACCTGGTGGATGAGATGGATTTCGCCCTGCTGGAATCCGCTTGGCGCGACGGATTTCTTGAAGATTTCAGCCCGTATCGAAACCAGAACAAACCTGTCTTTGCCGTGGAATATCGCGAAGATGGGGCCAGCCTGAAAAAGATGTGCGGCGATATCAGCCAGCAGGGATTTATTGGTGTTCTGGCCGATTATGACCTGTCGGGCCATATCGAGAATTGCCGGTAAACCTCCATACCTGATGACCCCATGTGAGACGGGCGAGGGGCACGGCTGCGTTTTTTGAGAATACGTGGCCTGCCTGCTGCCTGCTGCCTTGCGCCGCTGGCTTCCCATGTATCGGTCGGCAGGGGATGGCGTTGCCCTGCATTTGCCCGCGCGAAAGACACCTATGGGCAGGTCATTTGCCTGTCTTTGCAGGCCCCATGTCAACCACAGCGCAATAATGGGTGTGGGGACTGTCAAATCGGATCGATTTAGAAACAATCCTGAAATACTTTATGTTGTGGCGCGTGGAGTGCTGATCACAAAAAGTGGTTTTTCGGAACCTTTCGGTAAACTTTAACGTTTCCGAAATGGGTGATTTATGCGTTAATAGTTTATTAACCCTTGGTTGGGCGAAGAGTCACCCCATTAGGGGCCAGGACGCAGCGGCGAACACAGCCGGTTAAAATGCGCCAGGCCCAAGGCAGGAGGCCGCGATGGAGACTTTGAAACAGGTTCGTTTGCCCCATTATGCGCAAACACCGCCCCCCGCACATGGCGGACATGCGGATATTATCGATTTCCTTTTAACCGGGCAGGATGTGCCCCAATGGCTGCGCGATGATTTGCACGGCAAGGGCACCATGCGCCCGGCACGCGGTGCGATTGGGGCCGTGCTGGCCCTGCGTGAACATTTTGGCAAATGCCACGAACCGGTCAGCCAGAAACAGTTCCGCGATGGCCTGAACGAGCTGGGCCGCCATTTTCCCCTTCCTGATAACCAGCATATCAAATCCCGTGAACGGATTTACTGGCGCTATTTGCAGGGGGTGGAAACACCCGTCTGGCAGGCGACAGTATCGCTGGCCCATATCCGGCAAAAAACATTCCCCGTGGTGCGCGACCTGCGGGCATTGATCGATGATGTGGTTGCCAGCCGCAACTGGGCCGAACGGCGGCTTGAACTGGTTGAACACAGCTTTTCCATGCCTGCCAATACGCCAAATGCAGTGATGGCAAAGGCGCTGGTTCGGTTGCGGCAAATGTCGCCGGGTGATCGGTTGCAACTGTTTAACAAGGCCCGCATGCGCCGCCCCGAATTGGCCAACACCGACATGCGCGAACCCGCCAAATGGGCTGATCTGGTGGTTTCCGACCTTGGTGTTGCCTCGCGCTAGGCAATGCCGGGTTGGGTGTTTCGCACCGGGGCTTTTGCATTGGGTTTACGGTGATGGGTACGGCGACGCGCGTTTGGTGGCCTTTTGGTAATCTGTCATGGTTCATCCTCCCGGTACTGTGACAGGCCAAAGGTTTTGATGGGTGTTTTAGGCAACCGTCGGTCTTTGCGCAGGCTTGGCCTTAAAGGCCATGAAACCGGATTTGAAAAATGGTGTGCCATATGGTGTGGCGCACCATTTTTATTTTGGTGGGGACGGGGGATAGTGTGGATATGGGCAGAGACATGGTGTTGAAATTATTGCCGGCATCGGCCCTGAAAATTGACAATCCTTCTTGATTGTCACCGGGCTTTGGCCGAGTTTGGCACCCTTCAATGCGGCACTAAAGCCCGAAGCTTAGCAAGGATGGGAAACCAATGACCGATCAGACCGAAAGCCCGGCCACGACCAGCGAACTTGATGCGCAAAATGCCCGCCATGATGAAAAAATGAAGAAAATCAAGGCGGCGCGCGACAAAATGATGGCGGCAAAGATCGACAAAAAAGGTCTGGTTATTGTTCATACCGGCAAGGGCAAAGGCAAATCATCCTCGGCCTTTGGCATGGCGATGCGCTGTGTTGGCCATGACATGAAGGTGGGCGTGGTCCAGTTTATCAAGGGCGGCTGGGAAACCGGCGAGGCCAAATTACTGGCGAAATTTCCCGACCTGTGCGATTTCCACGCGATGGGGGCAGGCTTCACCTGGGAAACACAAAATCGCGCCCAGGATATTGCCCTGGCCCGTCAGGCCTGGGAAAAAGCCTGCGAAATGATGCGCGATCCGTCCTATTCGATGATTATTCTCGACGAACTGAACATCGTTTTGCGCTATGATTTTTTGCCGCTTGATGATGTGCTGGCAGCGCTAGTGGAAAAACTGCCCGATCAGCATGTGGTGATTACCGGCCGCAATGCGCCTGATAAACTGATTGAAGCGGCCGATCTGGTGACGGAAATGACGCTGGTGAAGCACCCGTTCCGTGAGCAGGGGATCAAGGCGCAGATCGGCGTTGAATTTTGATTTTCGGGTGTAAGGCCCGGCAGGCAAGGAAAGTTTCGGTTTTATAATGAATAAACCGGCGGGCAATAGCACCCCGGCCCTGATGTTGCAGGGCACCGGGTCGGATGTGGGGAAATCGCTTCTGGTGGCGGGCCTGTGCCGGGCATTTGCCCACCGTGGCCTGCGGGTGCGCCCGTTTAAACCGCAAAATATGTCCAATAACGCCGCCGTCACGGCCGATGGCGGCGAAATTGGCCGGGCGCAGGCCTTGCAGGCGCGGGCCGCTGGGGTGGAAACCACGGTGCATATGAACCCGGTTCTGTTAAAGCCGCAAAGCGAAATTGGTGCGCAGGTGGTGGTGCAGGGCCAGGTCCTGACCAGTGCCAAAGCGCGCGATTATTACCGCCTGAAACGCGACCTTCTGCCGCGCGTGATTGAAAGTTTTGAGATCATTGCGGCGGATGCCGACCTTGTTATCGTCGAAGGGGCGGGGTCACCGGCAGAAGTGAATTTGCGGGCTGCCGACATTGCCAATATGGGCTTTGCCGAAGCCACCCAAATGCCGGTTGTGCTGGTTGGCGATATTGACCGGGGCGGGGTGATTGCCTCGATCGTGGGGACACATAACCTGCTGTCTGAAAGCGACCGGCAGTGGCTGAAGGGCTATGTGATCAACAAGTTTCGCGGTGATGTATCGCTGTTTGAATCGGCGTTGGAGATTATCGAAGATCATACCGGCCTTAAAAGTTTTGGTATCGCAACGTTTTGGCCGGATGCGGCAAAGCTGCCGCCCGAAGATGGCGTGGCATTGGGCCAGGCGGAACGTTACCGTAAATCCCTGCGGCGCCCGGTAACGGGCAGGAATGTTGGGGATACGGGCGATGTTGAGGGAAGCAAGCCGGAAGGGGCACCAGCGCAACCCCTGCTTCGCGTGGCGGTGCCGCATTATCCGCAGATTGCCAATTTTGATGACCTTGACCCCCTGCTGGCCGAACCGGGCATTGATTTGATGCTGGTTAAACCCGGCGAGGTCATACCGGCGGGATGTGATTTGGTGGTGTTGCCCGGCAGCAAATCGACCCTGTCGGATTTGCGGTTTTTAAAGGCGCAGGGCTGGGATAGCGACATTATCGCCCACTGGCGCAATGGCGGCCATGTGATGGGCATTTGCGGTGGCTATCAGATGCTGGGTACCTGTGTTTCTGACCCCAACGGGGTTGAGGGGGAGCCGGGTGATGAAGCCGGGCTTGGCCTGCTGGATGTGCAAACCGTGATGGAAGGGCGCAAAACCCTGCGCCAAAGCCAGGCCCATGTGGCGGGCAACGCCCTGTGCCCGGTGGCCGATGGCACGGCCCTTGGCGGTTATGAAATCCATATGGGGCAAACCACCGGGCCGGACCGCAAGGCTGGCTGGGTTGCCACCCCGGAAAATGAAGATGCGGATGGTGCCATTGGCGGGCAGGGCCGGGTGATGGGATGCTATTTGCATGGCCTGTTTACCAGCGATGATTTTCGCCGGGCCTATCTTGCGGCGATCAGCGGGCAGGGGCCGTGGGACCAGAATGTTGCCTTTGAGGCCGGCATTGATGCAACGCTGGACGGGCTGGCGGCCCATCTTGAACAGTGCCTTGATCTGGACGCCCTGTGGGCGCTGGCAAAAACACGTAATAATCCGATGATTTAATTCGTTTTGTTAACGGTTTTGTCTCATAATGATGCCATGTTTAAACCGCATGGCCTCTGGCGGGATCGATGTCTTTACATCACCCCCTGACACATGTTTTTTAAAACCATTGCAAATCGGTCCCAAACCGGGTCAAACACCGTGAAATCGTCACATCTTCATTCCTGATCGGTAAACTTCTGACCATGCGTCAATTATATCACTTCTGGCTGTCCCCGTTTTCCCGCAAGGTCCGGCTGGTTCTTGCGGAAAAGAAACTGGATTTTCAACTGGTTGCAGAACCGGTGTGGGAACGGCGTGAAGAATTCCTGCGCATGAATCCGGCGGGCACCGTCCCGGTTTTGCAGGAAGAAGATGGCACCGTCATTTCAGACTCGACCGTGATTTGCGAATATATCGACGAAGTTTACACCGACGAACCGCTGATGGGCAAAACCCCGGTTGAACGGGCCGAAATCCGCCGTCTGGTCGCGTGGTTTGATGGCAAGTTCAATCAGGAAGTCACGGAAAACCTTTTGGGTGAAAAATTCCTGAAACGCTATTTCACGCCCGGCTCCACGCCTGATACCGGCTGCCTGCGGGCGGGCCGGGTGAATGTTGCCCATCATCTGGATTATCTGGGATGGCTGTTTGAACGGCGTAAATGGCTGGCGGGTGACCATTTGACGATGGCTGATATTGCCGCTGCTGCCCAAATCTCGGTGATTGATTATATGGGCGATATTAAATGGTCGCGCCATGAACGGGCGAAGGAATGGTATATGCGCATCAAAAGCCGCCCGTCGATGCGCGATATTCTGGCCGATAAACAGGCCGTTTTCCCACCGGCATCCCATTACGCCGACCTGGATTTTGAATGACATCATCCATCCCGCCCTCGCAAAACGGTTTTTACCCTGATGGCGGGCTGAATGTTGCCAGTTATGATTTGCGGGCCGAACTGGACCGCAAACTGTTTGATGACCCGCTGCCCTTTTACCGTGACTGGGCGATCAGGGCGGGTGGCCCGGTGTTGGAACTGGGTTGTGGCACCGGCCGCATTGCCGGTGAAATTGCGCGCCATGGTATTGATGTTGAAGGGTTGGATCTTTCCGGTGCGATGCTGGCACAGGCGCGCCGTCATTATCCCGATCTGACATGGCATCAGGCCGATATGTGCGATTTTGATCTGGGGTGCCGTTTTGCCCTGGTGATTATTCCCTTTCGCGGATTACAGGAAGTAACCACGGCCGCCGGGCAGCGTGCCGCGCTGTCGCGGGCCTTTGCCCATTTAAAACCCGGTGGCAGGCTGGTGTTTGACCTGATCGACCCTGATTTGCGCTATTGCCTGCCCGAAGGCGATGCGGAAATTGTGCAATTGCCGCTATTTCCCATGCCTGCCGGTGTTGGCGAACCTGACAGCCGGTTGCGCATTACCGCCATGGAACGCAGCAATACCCCGCTAACCCAGCAGTTTTGCGAACATTGGCGGTTCGAGGAATTATCCCCCGAAGGAAAAATCCTGCGGCGTGAGGATAACTGGCATCATATGCGCTGGGTCCATCGGGCGGAAATGGCATTGATGCTGGAAATTTGCGGGTTTGTTTCGATTTCGGAATATTCAGGGTTTAACCAGGAAGCCCCCTGTTATGCCGCCAATCAGGTTTGGGTGGCAACACGCCCGGCGTAAGCCTGATTAAGGGCAAAGGGCTTTAAAAGCGGTCATGAATACCGGTTTTCCATATAAAAACAGGCCCAGCCGGGTTGGCGGGGCCTGTTTTTTCTATCCAAGGCTATCGGGCATTACCGCCTGGCACGCTTTGGCGTCAGGCCATTTTGTGGTTATTGTGCAATGAATTTCTGGGCTTCGGCCAGGGCTTCTGCGCGTTCGCTTTCGGGCAGGGGGACCAGGCCGTTATTCACCAGAAGGCCTTCTTCACCGATAATGCCATCGGATACATAGCTGGCAACAAAGGCTGAAAGTTCGGGGACAAGCTGGCGGTGGTCGTCCTTGATATATAAAAATAACGGGCGCGAACCGGGATAGCTGCCATCAAGGATGGTTTCATATTCCGGCATGATACCGGCAATGGGAATGCCCTGCAGCGAATTTGAATTGCGTTCAAGGTTGTTGAAACCCATCACGGCATAGGATGTGGGGTCTTTTTCAAGCTTGCTGATCAGAAGGCGGTCGTTTTCACCGGCTTCGATATAGGCGCCATCTTCGCGCATGGTGCGGCATAGCAGGCGGAAGCTATCGGGTTCGGTGCTTTCCATCGCGGCAATATCGGCAAAGGTCTTGCAGCCCCGATCCATCAAAAGCTGACCCAAAAGGTCACGTGTGCCCGATGTGGGCGGCGGGCCGTAAACACGGATGGGCAGATCGGGCAGGTCGGCATCGATATCCGACCATTTCTGATAGGGGTTGGGAACGCTGGCACCCTGAACCGGCACTGTCCGCGCCAATGCCAGATAAAGCTGGCGCGGGCTTAGCTTCATGGATGGTGCTTCGCGCGAGCCGATCAGAACAATGCCATCATAACCAATGCGGATTTCGGAGATATTGCGCACCGAATTGGCCGCACATACGGCGCGTTCGCTGCCGGTGATCGGGCGGGATGCATCGACAATATCGGGGAATTCTTCGCCAATACCGCCGCAAAACAGCTTGAAACCACCACCTGAACCCGTGCTTTCGACAACGGGGGCCGGTTTGCCGGTGGTTTTGCCGTAATGTTCGGCGACCTTGGCAGTCAAAGGATACAGTGTGGATGACCCGACAATGCGAATCTGGTCGCGGGCCTGGGCAGTGCCAGCACTAAACGCCGCCCCGAAGGCCAGGGCAATAACAGCAGAACAGACAGAACGGCGCATCTTTTCCCCCGATGCAGTCACAGGATTTTCAATTCAAAGGGCTGCTTTGCCGCAAAATGCGCCAAGATGCAAATGTCTTGCGCCGGTTTTGCCACATGCAGCCCTGAATATCACAAGGTGAAAGTCCTGAGAGACTAGTTCTTCTTGGCGTTTTCTTCCATCATCTTGGCGTTACCGTTTTCTGAATCGACATCCATCTTTTCGATATTGTCGCGCGCGGCCTTGGCAGCAGGGGTGCCATCGGCCTGTTCGATCACGGCCAGCCAGTCTTCACGGGCGGCTTTTTTGTTGCCGGCAATGCGGTTCAGGTTGCCGCGCTCAAGGCGGGCCTGCAAATGGTCGGGCTGCAATTCAAGGGCGCGGTCAATATCGGCCCGTGCAAGGTCATAGGTTTCAAGGGCGCGCCAGGCGCTGCCACGGTACACCAGTGCCTCGACATTATTGGGGTCAAGGTCCAGCGCCTTGTTCAGATCGTCGATTGCTTCCCAATATTGCCCGGCCATACCCAGCGTTACGGCGCGGTCCACCCACAGGGTCGGGTCCTTGTCGATCAGCTTGAGCGCGCGGGTCTGGTCACGCCAGGCAAATTGCAGGTTATTGACCATTGTCCAGGCCTGGGCTGCCTGGCCCAGAAAACCGGCAACGATGTCGGCACTTGATGAACTTTTATCGGCGAGGGTATCAAGCTTGGTGGCGGCCTGGGTGTAGTCGCCCAGCCCGATCAGCGCGACAGCGGCGCAATGTTCGGCAGGTTCGCCGCCGCCCATATCGGCCCACTGGCTGGCGCTGTCATAACCGTCCTGCGGTTTCAGGCGCGCAAGTTTCAGGCAGGCGGCATATTGGTGTGCGGCATCGGTTTGGGCGTTTACGGCTGGCTGGCTTTGCGCCATGGCCAGACTGGGTGCCAAAACAAGGCTTCCGGTAAATGCCCCGATCATTCCGGCACTAACGGCTGTAAGCATGGACAGTCGGCGAAGACCGGAAAAAGATGAAACGTTACGTCCGGGCATGGATTCCTCATTATGTGTCATGGCATTAAGGGGCCGCTGGTCGGCGCAATGATAGCCGATTTGCCTGCATCCCATGCGATGAAAACGGCAACAAGATGATTGTGTTCCCGAAAACCCGGCCTTTTGCCCATATTTTGATTTTTAAAACAGTTTTTAAGGGGCAGGCAGCAGGGGGATGGCGATGGATTTCATGGCAGGGGACCGAAGAGACTCCTTCTAATCGCCATTGAAAAACCCTACTGTGCGGGAAAATCAGGTTTATTCCTGCCCGCAAGCAACAAGGCCCCTTATATGTCCAACAAGCTTTTCTGTTTTGGCACCGGCTTTAGCGCCCGGCTGGTCGCACGTAAATTGCGGGCCGAAGGCTGGGAGGTTGCTGGAACCACCCGCAGCACGGAAAAATTTGATGCCCTGAAGGCCGAAGGCATTACCCCCTGGCAGTTTGATGATGGCCTGCCGGTGGGCGATATTGCAAATGCGCTTGAAGGCGTAACCCATGTGCTGGTGTCCACCCCGCCGGGCGGTAATGGCGACCCGGTTTTGAACCATCACCGTGCCGATCTGGCAGCATTGCCTGCACAAACATGGATTGGCTATTTGTCGACCACCGGGGTTTATGGTGATCGCAATGGCGATGTCGTGACCGAAGAAAGCGAGCTTCTGCCGAGTGGCAAGCGCGGGCGTCGGCGGGTGGCAGCGGAAAAGGCCTGGTTTGACCTGGGGCTGCGCCATGATTTGTGTGTGCAGTCCTTTCGGCTGGCGGGTATTTACGGGCCGGGGCGCAATGCGCTGGAAACGGTGCGTTCGGGCCGGGCACGGCGCATTGTCAAGGAAGGGCAGGTTTTTTCGCGCATCCATGTCGAGGATATCGCCCGGACT
The window above is part of the Thalassospira marina genome. Proteins encoded here:
- a CDS encoding tetratricopeptide repeat protein, which codes for MPGRNVSSFSGLRRLSMLTAVSAGMIGAFTGSLVLAPSLAMAQSQPAVNAQTDAAHQYAACLKLARLKPQDGYDSASQWADMGGGEPAEHCAAVALIGLGDYTQAATKLDTLADKSSSSADIVAGFLGQAAQAWTMVNNLQFAWRDQTRALKLIDKDPTLWVDRAVTLGMAGQYWEAIDDLNKALDLDPNNVEALVYRGSAWRALETYDLARADIDRALELQPDHLQARLERGNLNRIAGNKKAAREDWLAVIEQADGTPAAKAARDNIEKMDVDSENGNAKMMEENAKKN
- a CDS encoding SDR family oxidoreductase, with the protein product MSNKLFCFGTGFSARLVARKLRAEGWEVAGTTRSTEKFDALKAEGITPWQFDDGLPVGDIANALEGVTHVLVSTPPGGNGDPVLNHHRADLAALPAQTWIGYLSTTGVYGDRNGDVVTEESELLPSGKRGRRRVAAEKAWFDLGLRHDLCVQSFRLAGIYGPGRNALETVRSGRARRIVKEGQVFSRIHVEDIARTVLAAIERPHAGAAYNVCDDDAAPPQDVIAYACGLLGMDPPAEETFETASLSPMAASFYEDNKRVDNGRIKRELGVNLRYADYQAGLQALLDDILRKSTGDVGEN